In a genomic window of Bordetella petrii:
- a CDS encoding ABC transporter substrate-binding protein: MQKIKQWLGVAALALTAASVATVARADALSDILKRGEFRVAVQTSGPLMSFMDKSGKRTGLAVELARRMADDLGVKLVLQDYEWKGLIPALLSGKADMVAADMTPTPQRAAQILFSAPMFYAETVAVVPKDSPYKSYTDLNKGDVTIGALGASTYAEAARKMLPEAKLKEFSGGSAPVGQAISSGRLDAGIMSLSTANQFLADFGNLRVLDGVMVREPLAFAVAPDAYRLKFWLDNWRELRTADNSLPEAIKYWYSTDWKKEH; this comes from the coding sequence ATGCAGAAAATCAAACAATGGCTGGGCGTCGCAGCGTTGGCCCTGACGGCCGCCAGCGTCGCCACCGTCGCCCGCGCCGACGCGCTGTCGGACATCCTCAAGCGCGGCGAATTCCGCGTGGCCGTGCAAACGTCGGGCCCGCTGATGAGCTTCATGGACAAATCGGGCAAGCGCACCGGACTGGCCGTGGAACTGGCGCGGCGCATGGCTGACGACCTGGGCGTGAAACTGGTGCTGCAAGACTACGAATGGAAAGGCCTGATCCCGGCGCTGCTGTCGGGCAAGGCCGACATGGTGGCCGCCGACATGACGCCGACGCCCCAGCGCGCCGCGCAGATCCTGTTTTCCGCCCCCATGTTCTACGCCGAGACCGTGGCCGTGGTGCCGAAAGACTCGCCCTACAAAAGCTACACCGACCTGAACAAGGGCGACGTCACCATCGGCGCGCTGGGCGCCAGCACTTACGCCGAAGCGGCGCGCAAGATGCTGCCCGAAGCCAAGCTGAAGGAATTCTCGGGCGGCAGCGCCCCGGTCGGACAGGCGATTTCCAGCGGCCGGCTGGATGCCGGCATCATGTCGCTGAGCACCGCCAACCAGTTCCTGGCCGATTTCGGCAACCTGCGCGTGCTCGACGGCGTCATGGTGCGCGAGCCCCTGGCTTTTGCGGTGGCGCCGGATGCCTATCGCCTGAAGTTCTGGCTGGATAACTGGCGCGAGCTGCGCACCGCCGACAATTCCCTGCCCGAAGCCATCAAGTACTGGTATTCCACCGACTGGAAAAAGGAGCATTGA
- a CDS encoding amino acid ABC transporter ATP-binding protein: MPDPLVVVEAVHKTFHREGQPPHAALTDIHCHIDRGEVLVVVGPSGSGKSTLLRTLNGLESIDAGDIRIDGVSIGDTATDLNRWRTEVGMVFQHFNLFQHRTALDNVALPQRVVRKRGRVEAEDYARTLLDRVGMADYAARYPSQLSGGQQQRVAIARALAMDPKLMLFDEATSALDPETVGGILDLMRGLAHDGMTMAVVTHEMGFARDVADRALFMDGGRIIEEGSPDALFRHPSHERTQAFLDKIL; encoded by the coding sequence ATGCCGGATCCTTTGGTCGTTGTCGAGGCAGTGCACAAGACCTTCCATCGCGAAGGCCAGCCGCCGCATGCGGCGCTGACCGACATCCACTGCCACATCGACCGGGGCGAAGTGCTGGTCGTCGTGGGCCCGTCGGGCTCGGGCAAGAGCACGCTGCTGCGCACCTTGAATGGCCTGGAGTCCATTGACGCCGGCGACATCCGCATTGATGGCGTCTCCATCGGCGACACGGCCACTGACCTGAACCGCTGGCGCACTGAAGTCGGCATGGTGTTCCAGCACTTCAACCTGTTCCAGCATCGCACCGCGCTCGACAACGTGGCGCTGCCGCAGCGGGTGGTGCGCAAGCGCGGCCGCGTCGAGGCCGAGGATTACGCGCGCACGCTGCTCGATCGCGTTGGCATGGCGGACTACGCCGCGCGCTATCCCAGCCAGTTGTCTGGCGGTCAGCAGCAGCGCGTGGCCATCGCCCGCGCGCTGGCCATGGACCCCAAGCTTATGTTGTTCGACGAGGCGACTTCGGCACTCGACCCGGAAACCGTGGGCGGCATCCTGGACTTGATGCGCGGGTTGGCTCACGACGGCATGACCATGGCGGTGGTCACCCACGAAATGGGTTTCGCGCGCGACGTGGCCGACCGCGCCCTATTCATGGATGGCGGCCGCATCATCGAAGAAGGCAGCCCCGACGCGCTGTTCCGGCATCCCAGCCATGAGCGCACCCAGGCTTTCCTGGACAAGATTCTGTAG
- the amaB gene encoding L-piperidine-6-carboxylate dehydrogenase, which produces MNTPQDILRALGLDEATLQGGTLAAHSPIDGARLAQVAEHSVAQAHAAITRARQASVAWRMVPAPRRGELVRLFGDTLRRHKQALGRLVSLEAGKILAEGEGEVQEMIDICDFALGLSRQLYGLTIASERPGHRMMETWHPLGVVGVISAFNFPVAVWSWNAALALVCGNAVVWKPSEKTPLTALACQALFAQAAQQFGDAPAGLLEVLIGGREVGEALVDSHDVALVSATGSTRMGRQVGPRVAQRFGRVLLELGGNNAIIVAPSADLDMAARGIVFGAIGTAGQRCTTTRRLIVHESVADDLLARLRTAYASARIGNPLDSGTLVGPLIDRAAFDAMQQALQAAREQGGSVTGGERVLQDQYPDAWYVRPAIVEMPAQTDVVCHETFAPILYVMRYGDFTQALAMHNGVPQGLSSAIFTNDLREAETFLSAAGSDCGIANVNIGTSGAEIGGAFGGEKETGGGRESGSDAWKNYMRRATNTINYSRELPLAQGIKFGE; this is translated from the coding sequence ATGAATACCCCCCAAGACATTCTGCGCGCCCTGGGCCTGGACGAGGCCACCCTGCAGGGCGGGACGCTGGCGGCGCACAGCCCCATCGACGGCGCACGATTGGCCCAGGTGGCCGAGCACAGCGTGGCCCAGGCGCATGCCGCGATCACCCGCGCGCGCCAGGCCAGCGTGGCGTGGCGTATGGTGCCCGCGCCACGCCGCGGCGAACTGGTGAGGCTGTTCGGCGACACATTGCGGCGCCACAAACAGGCGCTGGGACGCCTGGTGTCGCTCGAAGCGGGCAAGATCCTGGCCGAAGGCGAAGGCGAAGTGCAAGAAATGATCGACATCTGCGATTTCGCGCTCGGCCTGTCGCGCCAGCTGTACGGCCTGACCATCGCATCCGAACGCCCGGGTCATCGCATGATGGAAACCTGGCATCCGCTGGGCGTGGTCGGGGTGATCAGCGCGTTCAATTTCCCGGTCGCGGTGTGGTCCTGGAACGCCGCGCTGGCGCTGGTGTGCGGCAACGCCGTGGTCTGGAAACCGTCAGAGAAAACGCCCCTGACGGCGCTGGCCTGCCAGGCCCTGTTCGCGCAGGCCGCGCAGCAGTTCGGCGATGCGCCGGCCGGCCTGCTCGAAGTGCTGATCGGCGGCCGGGAAGTGGGCGAGGCGCTGGTCGATTCTCACGACGTGGCGCTGGTGTCGGCCACCGGCTCGACCCGCATGGGCCGGCAGGTGGGGCCGCGCGTCGCGCAGCGCTTCGGACGCGTGCTGCTGGAGCTGGGCGGCAACAACGCCATCATCGTGGCGCCGAGCGCCGACCTCGACATGGCCGCGCGCGGCATTGTGTTCGGCGCCATCGGCACCGCCGGCCAGCGCTGCACCACCACGCGCCGGTTGATCGTGCATGAAAGCGTGGCCGATGACCTGCTGGCGCGCCTGCGCACCGCCTATGCCAGCGCCCGCATCGGCAATCCGCTGGACAGCGGCACCCTGGTGGGTCCGCTGATCGACCGCGCCGCATTCGATGCCATGCAACAGGCCCTGCAGGCCGCGCGCGAACAAGGCGGCAGCGTCACAGGCGGCGAGCGCGTGCTGCAAGACCAGTATCCCGACGCCTGGTACGTGCGGCCCGCCATCGTCGAAATGCCGGCCCAGACCGACGTGGTCTGCCACGAAACCTTCGCGCCCATTCTGTACGTCATGCGGTATGGCGATTTCACGCAGGCCCTGGCCATGCACAACGGCGTGCCGCAAGGGCTGTCGTCGGCCATTTTCACCAACGACCTGCGCGAAGCCGAGACCTTCCTGTCGGCGGCGGGCTCTGACTGCGGCATCGCCAACGTCAATATCGGCACCTCGGGCGCCGAGATCGGCGGCGCGTTCGGCGGTGAAAAAGAAACCGGCGGTGGCCGCGAGTCGGGCTCGGATGCATGGAAAAACTACATGCGGCGCGCCACGAACACCATCAATTATTCGCGCGAATTGCCCTTGGCCCAGGGGATCAAGTTCGGCGAATAA
- a CDS encoding phospholipase A, with the protein MFLHTALLPSPLRALVLAALLGTALPASAGITYQLERPAAAPGETVQIQAVCFNDGDAGEQWQPPSQLVVQWRGADGTIVRSLATLASSPAALNIPVNNFARVAWNTVVPRQARGLQALSIEGEPTMMALDVTGRENGTLASVPAQGPVIDAHTGQPVPVAEVVAAGAAPEAGPAPADAARASWQAKPTAFDAFRGALSEYQPIYFAVGTRGGTTARFQISAKYRLFNPPGGRKPTFGENFYLGYTQTSLWDLESDSMPFIDTTFNPSIFWLSDNLWTSSSQNWRLGLNTGIEHMSNGKSGDDSRSLNDAYIQPAINYRFDSGSTLTFAPKIRTYFAKESQNPDYADYAGYVDWNLRWAQDDGAVVSAMYRQGASRHRTTQLDFAWPLRRTWLDMNGYLHLQYFNGYGETLLGYNQRNESQFRIGLSLVP; encoded by the coding sequence ATGTTTTTGCACACTGCCCTGCTGCCTTCCCCGCTGCGCGCGCTGGTCCTGGCCGCGCTGCTGGGAACCGCCCTGCCAGCTTCGGCCGGCATCACTTACCAACTGGAACGGCCCGCCGCCGCGCCGGGCGAAACGGTGCAGATACAGGCGGTGTGCTTTAACGACGGCGACGCCGGCGAGCAGTGGCAGCCTCCCAGCCAGCTGGTGGTGCAGTGGCGCGGCGCCGACGGCACCATCGTCCGCAGCCTGGCAACGCTGGCCAGCTCGCCGGCCGCCCTGAACATTCCGGTCAACAACTTCGCCCGCGTAGCCTGGAACACCGTGGTGCCGCGCCAGGCGCGGGGCTTGCAGGCGCTGTCCATCGAGGGCGAACCCACCATGATGGCGCTGGATGTAACGGGCCGGGAAAACGGCACCCTGGCCAGCGTCCCCGCGCAAGGCCCGGTGATCGACGCGCACACGGGCCAGCCGGTGCCGGTGGCGGAAGTCGTGGCGGCGGGCGCCGCGCCCGAGGCCGGCCCCGCGCCGGCCGACGCGGCGCGCGCCTCATGGCAGGCCAAGCCCACCGCCTTCGATGCGTTTCGCGGCGCGCTGTCCGAATACCAGCCGATCTATTTCGCCGTGGGCACGCGCGGCGGCACGACCGCACGCTTCCAGATCAGCGCCAAGTACCGGCTGTTCAACCCGCCAGGCGGCCGCAAGCCCACCTTCGGCGAGAATTTCTACCTGGGCTACACGCAGACCTCGCTGTGGGACCTGGAAAGCGATTCGATGCCGTTCATCGACACCACATTCAACCCCAGCATCTTCTGGCTGTCCGACAACCTGTGGACTTCGTCCAGCCAGAACTGGCGCCTGGGCCTGAACACCGGTATAGAACACATGTCCAACGGCAAGAGCGGCGATGATTCGCGCTCGCTGAACGACGCCTACATACAGCCGGCCATCAACTACCGGTTCGACAGCGGCAGCACGCTTACCTTCGCGCCCAAGATCCGCACCTACTTCGCGAAGGAAAGCCAGAATCCCGACTACGCCGACTACGCCGGCTACGTCGACTGGAACCTGCGCTGGGCGCAGGACGACGGCGCGGTGGTCTCGGCCATGTACCGCCAGGGCGCCAGCCGGCACCGCACCACCCAGCTGGACTTCGCCTGGCCGCTGCGGCGCACCTGGCTGGATATGAACGGCTACCTGCATCTGCAGTACTTCAACGGCTACGGCGAAACGCTGCTGGGCTACAACCAGCGCAACGAATCGCAGTTCCGCATCGGCCTGTCATTGGTGCCCTGA
- a CDS encoding ABC transporter substrate-binding protein, whose translation MKTITAILLLAVAAALPPAARAEVSELRIPLGAGGFGFLPLYMMQKHKLIEQQAEKAGVKVTVDWAKLGGPSAMIDALLSGSAHFVSAGPPSFLILWDRTKGSGDVKGVAAMSSMPMHLNTRAAHLKSIDDLKQGDKIGVTSVKSSIPSIIMQMYAVQKYGKEQAFRFDPYTVTMGHADAAAALLSGSSNITAHYASPPLAQLEQQTPGIHSIMNSDDVMGGSTTFTMVSTTTRFAKENPKVYAAFVAALKQAQDMIKADKRAAAQVLIDSMGGGKTFSIDDMVRILDDPATKYTTTPEHVMKYAQFMNDIGSLKHRPASIRDLFFDYGAIAEGN comes from the coding sequence ATGAAAACAATCACAGCCATACTACTGCTGGCCGTGGCGGCGGCCTTGCCACCGGCCGCGCGCGCCGAAGTCAGCGAATTGCGGATTCCGCTGGGCGCAGGAGGTTTCGGATTTCTGCCGTTGTACATGATGCAGAAGCACAAGCTGATCGAGCAGCAGGCGGAAAAAGCGGGCGTCAAGGTGACGGTCGATTGGGCCAAGCTGGGCGGGCCGTCGGCAATGATCGACGCACTGCTGTCGGGTTCGGCGCATTTCGTGTCGGCCGGCCCGCCGTCGTTCCTGATTCTCTGGGACCGCACCAAGGGCAGCGGCGACGTCAAGGGCGTGGCGGCAATGAGCTCCATGCCCATGCACCTGAACACGCGCGCCGCGCATCTCAAGTCTATCGACGACCTGAAGCAGGGCGACAAGATCGGCGTCACCTCGGTGAAGTCGTCGATTCCATCGATCATCATGCAGATGTACGCCGTACAGAAGTACGGTAAAGAGCAGGCGTTCCGCTTCGACCCCTACACCGTCACCATGGGGCATGCGGACGCCGCGGCCGCGCTGCTGTCGGGCAGCAGCAATATCACCGCGCACTATGCTTCGCCGCCGCTGGCCCAGCTTGAGCAGCAGACGCCGGGTATTCATAGCATCATGAATTCCGATGATGTCATGGGCGGTTCCACCACTTTCACCATGGTGTCCACCACCACACGCTTCGCAAAGGAAAACCCCAAAGTCTACGCTGCCTTCGTCGCCGCGCTGAAGCAGGCGCAGGACATGATCAAGGCCGACAAGCGCGCCGCGGCGCAAGTGCTGATCGATTCCATGGGCGGCGGCAAGACCTTCAGTATCGACGACATGGTGCGTATCCTGGATGATCCGGCCACCAAGTACACGACCACGCCCGAGCACGTCATGAAGTATGCGCAATTCATGAACGACATCGGTTCGTTGAAGCACCGGCCCGCGTCTATTCGCGACCTGTTCTTCGACTATGGCGCGATTGCCGAGGGCAATTGA
- a CDS encoding MmgE/PrpD family protein, whose amino-acid sequence MGGTDTRNLTRQLADYVTSARLEDIPEEARKEARRALVNFMGCALGGSRHDAMDMTLAALGPYAGPPTARVLGRPEHTDPLLASLLNGISSHVHDYDDTTPSNYIHPTSPVASALFAYASMHPVRGADLELAYVLGYETVTRIGNATYPAHYQAGWHSTGSIGVFGAAVAIGKLLGLEAAQMVWAIGLAATQSAGLREMFGSMAKSFHPGRSAQSGYVAALLAQRGFTAGGHALEGPRGFAAVEAADYDLAMVSEGLGRKYHFHQNTYKPFPCGIVIHPTIDACIQLRRSHQIDAGQIAAVRLRVAPLVRDLCDKKQISTGLEGKFSVYHAASIGLVRGKAGLAEFTDEAVNEPLMRQVRERVVAVADPAMSEDSVQVEVAMQDGKTHSLLLEHSLGNLQRPLSDAQLEDKFRDQATMLPATQVEALIAACWQLERIDDVRKLVTLAVPRAG is encoded by the coding sequence ATGGGCGGCACTGATACCCGCAATCTGACGCGTCAACTGGCCGACTACGTGACCAGCGCCCGCCTGGAAGACATTCCCGAAGAGGCGCGCAAAGAGGCGCGGCGGGCCCTGGTGAATTTCATGGGTTGCGCCCTGGGCGGCAGCCGCCACGACGCCATGGACATGACGCTGGCCGCGCTGGGGCCCTATGCGGGTCCGCCCACGGCGCGCGTGCTGGGCCGGCCGGAACATACGGACCCGCTGCTGGCGTCGCTGCTGAACGGCATCAGTTCGCATGTGCACGATTACGACGACACCACGCCCAGCAATTACATTCATCCCACGTCGCCGGTGGCCTCGGCGTTGTTCGCGTATGCCAGCATGCATCCTGTGCGGGGCGCGGATCTCGAACTTGCCTATGTGCTGGGATACGAAACCGTCACCCGCATTGGCAATGCCACGTATCCCGCGCATTACCAGGCGGGCTGGCATAGTACGGGTTCGATCGGCGTGTTCGGCGCGGCGGTGGCCATTGGCAAGCTGCTGGGCCTGGAGGCCGCGCAAATGGTGTGGGCCATTGGCCTGGCCGCCACGCAATCGGCCGGGCTGCGCGAGATGTTCGGTTCGATGGCCAAGTCGTTTCACCCTGGCCGTTCGGCGCAAAGCGGCTATGTCGCGGCGCTGCTGGCGCAGCGCGGCTTTACCGCGGGCGGGCACGCGCTCGAGGGGCCGCGCGGCTTCGCGGCGGTGGAAGCGGCCGACTATGACCTGGCCATGGTCAGCGAGGGCCTGGGCCGCAAATACCACTTTCACCAGAACACCTACAAGCCGTTTCCGTGCGGCATTGTCATCCATCCCACCATCGACGCCTGCATCCAGCTGCGCCGTTCGCACCAGATCGACGCCGGCCAGATTGCTGCCGTGCGCTTGCGGGTGGCGCCGCTGGTGCGCGACCTGTGCGACAAAAAACAGATCTCCACCGGGCTGGAGGGCAAGTTCTCGGTGTATCACGCGGCGTCCATCGGGTTGGTGCGCGGCAAGGCGGGGCTGGCCGAGTTCACCGATGAGGCCGTTAACGAGCCGCTGATGCGCCAGGTGCGCGAGCGCGTCGTGGCCGTGGCGGACCCGGCCATGTCGGAAGACAGTGTGCAGGTAGAGGTCGCGATGCAGGACGGCAAGACCCACAGCCTGCTGCTGGAGCATTCGCTGGGCAACCTGCAGCGGCCGCTGAGCGATGCCCAGCTCGAAGACAAATTCCGCGACCAGGCCACGATGTTGCCGGCGACGCAAGTCGAGGCCCTGATCGCGGCATGCTGGCAGCTCGAGCGCATCGATGATGTGCGCAAGCTGGTGACGTTGGCCGTTCCCAGGGCGGGATAG
- a CDS encoding ArsR/SmtB family transcription factor, producing MESAFAVIAEPNRRAILSLLAASEQSVSDIEQQLQLSQPSVSKHLRVLRDAGFVEARVDAQRRLYRIKPEPLKEIDAWLAPFRQFWLAHIDALERHLDQVNPLPPQRGKKT from the coding sequence ATGGAATCCGCTTTCGCCGTCATCGCCGAGCCCAACCGCCGCGCCATCCTCAGCCTGCTTGCCGCCTCCGAACAGTCGGTAAGCGACATCGAGCAACAGTTGCAGCTTTCGCAACCCTCGGTTTCCAAGCACCTGAGGGTGCTTCGAGACGCCGGGTTCGTCGAGGCGCGGGTCGACGCGCAGCGCCGCCTTTACCGCATCAAGCCGGAACCCTTGAAAGAAATCGACGCCTGGCTGGCTCCGTTCCGGCAGTTCTGGCTGGCCCACATCGATGCGCTGGAGCGCCACCTGGACCAGGTGAATCCCCTACCACCACAACGAGGCAAAAAAACATGA
- a CDS encoding SRPBCC family protein, producing the protein MNDRDQYLPGPAAGAEVRKDDAGKWTLIVTRQLRHAPEQVWKALTDPASLREWAPFDVDRGLDAVGPVRLSTVGAPTSQTSDTQVTRADAPSVLEYDWSGNHLRWTLEPSGGGTRLTLWHNIDRGFIAMGAAGWHICLDVLERLLAGAPIGRIVGGEAMKFEWPRLNTEYARQFGL; encoded by the coding sequence ATGAATGACCGCGACCAATACCTGCCCGGCCCCGCCGCGGGCGCTGAAGTCCGTAAAGACGATGCTGGAAAATGGACGCTCATCGTCACGCGCCAGTTGCGCCACGCGCCAGAGCAAGTGTGGAAAGCCCTGACCGACCCGGCCAGCCTGCGCGAGTGGGCCCCGTTCGACGTCGATCGCGGCCTGGACGCAGTCGGCCCTGTCCGGCTGTCGACGGTGGGCGCCCCCACCTCGCAAACCTCGGATACGCAGGTAACACGGGCCGACGCGCCGAGCGTGCTGGAATACGACTGGAGCGGCAACCACCTGCGCTGGACGCTCGAACCGTCGGGCGGCGGCACCCGGCTGACGCTGTGGCACAACATCGACCGAGGCTTCATCGCGATGGGCGCGGCCGGCTGGCATATCTGCCTGGACGTCCTCGAGCGGCTGCTGGCCGGCGCCCCCATCGGGCGCATCGTCGGCGGCGAAGCCATGAAGTTCGAATGGCCACGCCTGAACACCGAGTACGCCCGGCAATTCGGGCTTTGA
- a CDS encoding MFS transporter: MAGTKKGWYFGWNIVAAATLLTLLTVGMRMGVGPFFLPMAQDLGFSRSLLSGIVAIGMLCYGLGMPVAGMLVARRGTRFVLLLGTAIVVGSIIWTVNARGPVSFLLAFGVLMSVGLAFTSPVALTPVLTRWFTRRRGMALFFLSTGSMAGIAVMTPALTYAVESTTWQTTLLGFAVVFTVLTVPMAIFVMRDQAPPHTDLTPEQIAARPAGHATAQPESLAFREATRTAPFWKITLGLFACGFSMNLLGTHGMPMLMDHGFDATTSSLGIGLIGLVAIFSTLVLGRVSDVLPRRKILATIYLIRGLGFFALLLVGTHWELYVAAAIGGVVWSGSIAMSSAILADVYGVRLVGVLYGCAYLGHQVGAMISSWLGGWGYETFGTHWVAFGSAGAILLLAALISLRLPLQGFTLMAPPRLAH; this comes from the coding sequence TTGGCTGGCACAAAGAAGGGCTGGTATTTCGGGTGGAACATCGTGGCGGCGGCCACCCTGCTGACATTGTTGACAGTGGGCATGCGCATGGGGGTCGGGCCTTTCTTCCTGCCCATGGCGCAAGACCTCGGCTTCAGCCGCAGCCTGCTGTCGGGCATCGTGGCGATCGGCATGCTCTGCTACGGCCTGGGCATGCCGGTGGCGGGCATGCTGGTGGCGCGCCGCGGCACCCGCTTCGTGCTGCTGCTGGGCACCGCCATCGTGGTCGGTTCCATCATCTGGACCGTCAACGCGCGCGGCCCGGTCAGCTTCCTGCTGGCCTTCGGCGTGCTGATGTCGGTGGGGCTGGCCTTCACCAGCCCGGTCGCCTTGACGCCCGTGCTCACCCGCTGGTTCACGCGGCGGCGCGGCATGGCGCTATTCTTCCTGTCCACCGGATCCATGGCGGGCATCGCGGTAATGACGCCGGCGTTGACCTACGCCGTCGAATCCACCACCTGGCAGACCACGCTGCTGGGCTTTGCCGTGGTGTTCACCGTGCTGACCGTGCCCATGGCCATCTTCGTGATGCGCGACCAGGCCCCGCCGCACACTGACCTGACGCCCGAACAAATCGCCGCCAGGCCGGCCGGCCATGCAACCGCGCAACCCGAAAGCCTGGCGTTCCGCGAAGCCACCCGCACGGCGCCATTCTGGAAGATCACCCTGGGGCTGTTCGCCTGTGGTTTCAGCATGAATCTGCTCGGCACCCATGGCATGCCCATGCTGATGGACCACGGTTTCGACGCCACCACCAGCTCGCTGGGCATCGGCCTGATCGGGCTGGTGGCGATCTTCAGCACGCTGGTGCTGGGCCGGGTGTCCGACGTGCTGCCGCGCCGCAAGATCCTGGCCACCATCTACCTGATCCGCGGCCTGGGCTTCTTTGCATTGCTGCTGGTGGGTACGCACTGGGAACTGTACGTGGCCGCGGCCATCGGCGGCGTGGTCTGGTCGGGCAGCATCGCCATGTCGTCGGCCATCCTGGCCGATGTCTACGGCGTGCGCCTGGTCGGCGTGCTGTACGGCTGTGCCTACCTGGGCCACCAGGTCGGCGCCATGATCAGTTCATGGCTGGGCGGCTGGGGCTACGAAACTTTCGGTACCCACTGGGTGGCCTTCGGCAGCGCCGGCGCCATCTTGTTGCTGGCGGCGCTGATCTCGTTGCGCCTGCCGCTGCAAGGCTTCACCCTCATGGCCCCGCCGCGCCTGGCGCACTAG
- the prpR gene encoding propionate catabolism operon regulatory protein PrpR, producing the protein MSYPDPPARADLPRLCFLSYRQIREFAMPVVAEYTGRAHIEVVDGTFGGALAIAQDRLDRGLVDAFVSAGSNASILRAGLQAPVATIQLGGFDLLQALIQARRIADRVGVVMYGRTIPELDAVKDLLNIEIVQHAYQTPDDARQRFEQLRRENFQVIVGSSLVVELAEQAGLHGLLAYSLASVRKGFEDAIELARVARLEAGRYEQLNGVLHSLQDAVLAVDRDHRIIAVNPSMQRLLDHDAAAMVGQPLDRLRPELTLRPTLDTGQPESAGLLRLGGRDWLANRMPIRERGAVVGAALTLYDAGRIHEADTSLRVQQRRRQNTAKYQFAELIGRSPPFLRAVRTARRYAQTDLTVLIAGESGVGKELFAQAIHNESRRADRPFVAVNCASFPESLLESELFGYEEGAFTGSRRGGKRGLFEAAHTGTLFLDEIGDMPLPLQSRLLRVLQEREVTRLGATAAIPVDVRIIAATHQPLSDMVAQRRFRQDLYYRINTLRLEVPPLRERPDDIQPLLETLIDRCLRRLGAPLQAAGLVAPWLPRLRRYAWPGNVRELENISERMAVFLMQYPHAADVDHDALRHDCPELFEAGAAVAADEGRSQRDRALRALEACGGNRQEAARRLGISRSTLWRWANAAPD; encoded by the coding sequence ATGAGCTACCCCGATCCTCCCGCCCGCGCCGATCTGCCGCGCCTGTGTTTCCTGAGCTATCGCCAGATTCGTGAATTCGCCATGCCCGTGGTGGCCGAGTACACCGGCCGCGCCCACATCGAGGTGGTGGACGGCACCTTCGGCGGGGCGCTGGCTATCGCGCAAGACCGGCTCGACCGCGGGCTGGTCGATGCATTCGTCAGCGCCGGCTCCAACGCCAGCATCCTGCGCGCGGGCTTGCAGGCGCCGGTGGCCACCATACAGCTCGGCGGCTTCGACCTTCTGCAGGCCCTGATCCAGGCGCGCCGCATTGCCGACCGGGTAGGCGTGGTGATGTACGGCCGCACCATTCCGGAACTCGATGCGGTCAAAGATTTGCTGAATATCGAGATCGTGCAGCACGCTTACCAAACCCCCGACGATGCGCGGCAACGCTTCGAGCAGTTGCGCCGCGAGAACTTCCAGGTGATCGTGGGATCGAGCCTGGTCGTGGAGCTGGCGGAACAGGCGGGCCTGCATGGACTGCTTGCGTATTCGCTGGCCAGCGTGCGCAAGGGTTTCGAAGACGCCATTGAACTGGCCCGCGTGGCCCGGCTGGAAGCCGGACGCTACGAGCAGCTCAATGGCGTGCTGCATAGCCTGCAGGATGCGGTGCTGGCGGTGGACCGCGATCACCGCATTATCGCGGTGAATCCGTCCATGCAGCGGCTGCTCGACCACGACGCCGCGGCCATGGTCGGCCAGCCGCTGGACCGCCTGCGTCCCGAACTGACGCTGCGCCCCACGCTGGATACCGGCCAGCCCGAAAGCGCGGGACTGCTGCGGCTGGGCGGACGCGACTGGCTGGCCAACCGCATGCCGATCCGCGAGCGTGGCGCGGTGGTCGGCGCCGCATTGACGCTGTACGACGCAGGCCGCATTCACGAGGCCGACACCAGCTTGCGGGTGCAGCAGCGCCGCCGGCAGAACACGGCCAAGTACCAGTTTGCCGAACTGATCGGCCGAAGCCCGCCCTTCCTGCGCGCGGTGCGGACAGCGCGCCGCTACGCGCAGACCGATCTCACCGTGTTGATTGCCGGCGAAAGCGGCGTGGGCAAGGAATTGTTCGCGCAGGCCATCCATAACGAAAGCCGGCGCGCCGACAGGCCTTTTGTGGCGGTGAACTGCGCGTCGTTTCCCGAGTCGCTGCTGGAAAGCGAACTGTTCGGCTATGAAGAAGGGGCATTTACAGGCTCGCGTCGTGGCGGCAAGCGCGGATTGTTCGAGGCGGCCCATACCGGCACCTTGTTCCTGGACGAAATCGGCGATATGCCGTTGCCGCTGCAAAGCCGCCTGCTGCGCGTGCTGCAAGAGCGCGAGGTGACCCGCCTGGGCGCCACGGCGGCCATTCCGGTGGATGTGCGCATCATCGCGGCCACGCATCAGCCCTTGAGCGACATGGTCGCGCAGCGCCGCTTCCGGCAAGACCTGTACTACCGCATCAATACGCTGCGGCTGGAAGTGCCGCCGCTGCGCGAGCGGCCCGACGACATCCAGCCGCTGCTGGAAACCTTGATCGACCGTTGCCTCAGGCGCCTGGGCGCGCCCCTGCAGGCGGCCGGCCTGGTCGCGCCCTGGCTTCCGCGGCTGCGGCGCTATGCCTGGCCGGGCAATGTGCGCGAACTGGAAAACATCAGCGAGCGCATGGCGGTGTTCCTGATGCAGTATCCGCATGCCGCCGACGTCGACCATGACGCCCTGCGGCATGATTGCCCCGAGCTGTTCGAGGCGGGCGCCGCGGTGGCGGCAGACGAGGGGCGATCGCAGCGCGACCGCGCCCTGCGGGCCTTGGAAGCCTGCGGCGGCAACCGCCAGGAGGCCGCGCGCCGCCTGGGTATCAGCCGCTCGACGCTGTGGCGCTGGGCCAACGCCGCGCCGGACTGA